A region of Salvia splendens isolate huo1 chromosome 17, SspV2, whole genome shotgun sequence DNA encodes the following proteins:
- the LOC121775320 gene encoding uncharacterized protein LOC121775320 produces MATHFHPPHSVATAATALRHRNGGSPFFISTEKTLPWRSVHILGNQHSAMSISRIAGFSRVKAANESADSYLDMWKKARERERSSLQFEIMADKTAEDSGEERSEDLEKRSREFEKLLEVPPDERDKVQRMQVIDRAAAAISATRALIKDSAPPQPETGELDILSGGEDGDLDEGREISSISVPQSSNSTSGTPGPSFWAWAPPLQDDSGESDDSFGSAKLKPASPFSAPSSPVLEQERSMESLSIPFETEMLQSQNLVPIPPLQSFVEVEKRDVEFSTNATEAAEALSEMNEASNQGVNPDGTRWWKETGIEQRPDGVVCKWTLIRGVSADKGVEWESKYWEAAGELAYKELGSEKSGRDAAGNVWREYWRESMMEIDGSVHLEKTAEKWGVNMQGTEWQEKWFEHYGAGQAEKWAHKWCSIDPNTPLEAGQAHVWHERWGEKYDGHGGSTKYTDKWAERFEGDGWAKWGDKWDENFDANSQGVKQGESWWEGKYGDCWNRTWGEGHNGSGWVHKYGKSSCGEHWDTHVQQDTWYERFPHYSFYHCFENSTQLRSVKKPSEWPEKS; encoded by the exons ATGGCCACTCATTTCCACCCACCTCACTCAGTCGCCACCGCCGCAACCGCGCTCCGACACCGGAACGGAGGGAGTCCTTTTTTCATCTCCACAGAGAAAACACTTCCATGGCGGTCCGTACACATTTTGGGGAATCAACACAGTGCGATGAGCATTTCGAGAATCGCGGGATTTTCTAGAGTGAAGGCTGCGAACGAGAGTGCAGACTCGTACTTGGACATGTGGAAGAAGGCGAGGGAGCGCGAGAGAAGCTCGTTGCAGTTTGAGATAATGGCGGATAAAACGGCGGAGGATTCGGGAGAGGAGAGATCGGAGGATTTGGAGAAAAGGAGCCGCGAGTTCGAGAAGCTTCTAGAGGTTCCGCCGGATGAGAGGGATAAGGTGCAGAGAATGCAGGTGATCGATCGTGCCGCCGCGGCGATTTCGGCCACCAGAGCGTTGATCAAGGACAGCGCGCCTCCGCAGCCGGAGACCGGTGAGCTTGACATTCTTAGTGGCGGTGAGGATGGCGATCTCGATGAGG GGAGGGAAATTTCCAGCATTTCGGTGCCACAGTCCAGTAATTCGACGAGCGGAACACCAGGTCCAAGTTTCTGGGCTTGGGCACCTCCTCTACAAGATGATAGCGGTGAAAGTGATGATTCTTTTGGCAGTGCAAAACTCAAGCCAGCTTCTCCATTTTCAGCTCCAAGCAGCCCTGTACTGGAACAGGAGCGAAGCATGGAATCTCTGTCGATTCCATTTGAGACTGAAATGCTTCAAAGTCAGAATCTTGTCCCCATACCCCCTCTTCAGTCTTTCGTGGAGGTAGAGAAACGGGATGTAGAATTCTCGACAAATGCAACTGAAGCAGCTGAGGCGCTGAGTGAAATGAATGAAGCATCCAACCAGGGAGTAAACCCTGATGGAACGAGGTGGTGGAAGGAGACGGGTATAGAACAAAGACCTGATGGGGTGGTTTGTAAGTGGACGCTGATCAGAGGCGTTAGTGCTGATAAAGGTGTTGAGTGGGAAAGCAAATACTGGGAAGCTGCTGGCGAGCTTGCTTATAAGGAGCTTGGGTCTGAGAAATCTGGTCGGGATGCTGCAGGAAACGTGTGGCGTGAATACTGGAGGGAATCAATGATGGAG ATTGATGGTTCCGTCCATCTTGAGAAAACTGCAGAAAAGTGGGGAGTCAATATGCAAGGGACTGAGTGGCAGGAGAAATGGTTTGAGCACTATGGTGCAGGCCAAGCCGAGAAGTGGGCTCACAAGTGGTGCAGCATCGATCCAAACACTCCTTTAGAAGCTGGTCAAGCACACGTCTGGCACGAAAG GTGGGGTGAGAAGTATGATGGACACGGAGGGAGCACGAAATACACAGACAAATGGGCTGAGCGCTTTGAGGGCGATGGATGGGCTAAATGGGGCGATAAATGGGATGAGAATTTTGACGCGAACAGCCAGGGGGTGAAGCAAGGGGAGAGCTGGTGGGAAGGGAAATATGGAGACTGTTGGAACCGGACATGGGGTGAAGGCCACAATGGTTCGGGGTGGGTGCACAAGTATGGAAAGAGCAGCTGTGGTGAGCATTGGGACACTCATGTTCAACAAGATACGTGGTACGAGAGGTTTCCACATTACAGTTTCTACCATTGCTTTGAGAACTCAACTCAGCTACGGAGCGTTAAGAAGCCATCTGAGTGGCCGGAGAAGAGTTGA